A window of Schistocerca serialis cubense isolate TAMUIC-IGC-003099 chromosome 1, iqSchSeri2.2, whole genome shotgun sequence genomic DNA:
aatactgaaagacctacgtcaaaacaaggccctgggagtaagcgacatttcatcagaactactgatggccttgggagagccaaccatgacagaagtcttccatctggtgagcaagatgtatgagacagacgaaataccctcagacttcaagaagaatgtaataattctgattccaAAGATAGCAGATGCTGAAAGGCATGAATATTACcaataccagtttaataagtcaccctTGCAAAATGAGAGCACAAATTATTtacaagaatgaaaaaactggtagaaggcaacCTTGAGGAAAATAAGTTTGGATTACAGggaaatgtagaaacacatgaggcaatgTAGATCCTATGACTTCTCATGGAAGATtggtttaggaaaggcaaacctgtgtttattgcatttgacagtgttgactggaatattctctttgaaattctgatggtaggagggatgaaatacagggagtgagagGCCATTTACAACTTCTGCAAGCCTGATGGATGTATAGtagttgagaggcatgaaagggaaaagTGGTTGAGGACGGGTTGAGAGAGGGTTGTGgattatccccaatgttattcaatctgtgcaatgAGCAAACAGTACaggaaaccaaagacatatatGGAGAAgagattaaagttcagggagaagagagAAATACTTTCAGGTTTACCGATgatttaattctgtcagacagcaaagcacTAGGAAGAGCAGCTGACcataatggacagtgtattgagaCGATGTGAGATGAACATCAGCAGAAACAaggcaagggtaatggaatgtaataaattaaatcaggtgatgttgaggaaattagatGAGGAAACAAGACTATTAAAGtgttatatgagttttgctatttggggagtaaagtaaGTGATGGTGGCcaaagcagagaggatgtaaaatgtagactggtaatggaaaGAGAAGCATTTTTGAAGTGTAGGATTTTTTAACATTGAATATAGGTTTAAATGTTAGGTAGTGTTTTTTGGAATATGTATGTAAATCTGGAAGTGAAGTGTGGACAGTAAACAGTCTGAACAGacagacaatagaagcttttgaaatgtggtggtacagaagaatgctgaacattatatGGATAGGTAATGAActgatgaggaggaattgaatagtgttggggagaaaagaaatttgtgtcacaactagactaaaagaaaGGTTTATTTGATGggccacattctgagacatcaagggatcaccaatttactattggtgagtagtgtggggggtaaaagtcatagagggagaccaagagatgaatgcaggtaagctgattcaaaaggatgtaggttgcagtagtaatttggagatgaagaagtttgtgcagaatagagtagcatggagagctgtatcaaaccagtctttgggcggaagaccagaacaacaacaacaacaacaacaacaacaacaacaaagtgacAGTTGGTTCCCAGATATCCTTCCTGACGCTACTACTCTATACCTGGGACAGAGTTTATGTACGCCATCTGTATGCATTTAAAGGAAATCTCAGATTCAAGTGTATGATGTTTCCTAAATATTTGCATAGCATGTATTTGACCTTGGTATTTATTTAATTTGATATGAGAAGCCACGTAAAAAGCACATACAGGCTGGCTGATTCACCAAGTTGTTAATCTGCAAGGTGGATTCAAACCACAGCACGCACAAATCCCAGAAGCAGACACTAATACACGTGGCTATATGGGCACATTTTACTCTATGCGCGCGTGCACGTGTGTATTTGTtttaggaggaaaaaaaaaaaaaaacttactttgAGAaaagccactgctccacctcgtatACTACCCCGTTGCTGTTTTCATCTAATAAATTAAACAAAGCATGTATGTAACCTCACACAGCTCACAATTAGCCATCATACCCTGGCAAAATCAGGATAAATCTAAAACAGATATTAGGGTTATGCAGTGACCAAGTATTCAGATAGCATGAAGAAGGAATGGGTAATGAGGTGACCACAGAAGGAATGGGTAATGAGGTATTCTTTTACTTTGTTGTTAAATATTTGGGGATTGTCGATTTCCTGCTTAATGTCCACTGAAAACCTGTTGCAGACTTTTTCCCCAGAATATAAAATCCATTCTGAATCCTTGAGAGGAATGCATAGTTCTATGTAAATTATTTCTACTTCTAGTATTGTGGTTTTGAATAGCAGATTCACCCTAATTTCATACTTGTCATTAGCCTCAAATACCAGTGTGGGGTGTGGGCTATGTGTTAGCATAGTTGCCTGTAGTGGAGCGTGCCAAATTTTTGATTATCACATTTATCCAATATTTACATTGCATACTGCTGTACAATAAATACTTTCTCAAATTAGCTGGAATGCCACAGGTAATTATGTCATAGGGCAGAACTGAGTGAAAGTATGCTAGCATTCCTTTGTGCAGGTCAATACAGTAGAGAGATTTCTAAGTACAAAGCAGTCAGAACTGAGCCTTATGGTTAACTTATCCACATGCTGGTATCACTGCAGTTTATTATCCATCTGGGCGCTGACAAACTTTATAATGAAGCCTCATCCCATTGATGCCTACTTCTGATacatgtaagtcatttttatttgtttggaattCCATAATATGAGGGCTTTTTTAATTAAAGGAAAATTCAATCAAGAAAATTAATAAACTACATCATACAGGTGCTGGCCAGTACTtacttcagaaggcacaatgtttAGTACGATCAGTAGACACATATAAAAGTAAAATTGACATGCTGCCTATCTTGTGGAACTTTCAGTTCCTTCCTCTGGGAGGGGAGAGGGCTAGGTTCAGGAAAGTTCAAAAGTAAGGTGAGGTCAGTCAGACACCAAGTtgagagacaaatggttcaaatggctctgagcactatgggactcaacttctgaggccattagtcccctagaacttagaactagttaaacctaactaacctaaggacattacacacatccatgcctgaggcagggttcgcacctgcaaccgtagtgttctcgtggttccagactgcagcacctagaaccgcacggccacttcggccggcgatgagaGACACTCTTGCACAATGAAGATGAGCTTATAGACATATATGAAGGTGGAAGTTGTAGCAAAATCATAACTTTTGCAACAGTTAGTTCCTTTCTTGGTGAAAATAAGGAGACCTCTAGACTAATTTCACTGCCTTCAACTTAATTTTTGCCTACACGTCCTTTCTATGGATGAGTCTCTTCTGATACTGGCACACAAGTGACCTGGCCTTCCTTTATACCTTTCCAACCTATCCCTCTCTCCTCTTGGAGGAAGACTtcttatgtccctccagccaatcaCCATGTGAGCTTCTCTCTGCCAACCGGAAAggtccaagaagtcaaacaaaggcaaacagtcttctccatcTCCGACTCGAAGATACTCTTTGATGGTGCACTGTGTGATACCCTCACCTTGGCGACATCTGTGTAGGTGGTGTGCACCACCAtccgtttttctgccctggactccacagGCCGACAGCATGAGAAAGCTGACGCTTCTGTAGACCTCGTGAAGCAGTaacctcctgcctctgtgccctgtaacagcaagtctttgaaggctggcactttgCATCTgcgagtctttgaaggctggcactcttcaactgctgaggtgacaccccttcatttgtTCCTCATTATGACTCTCCTCGAATGGAACATTCACAGTcttcgatccaacaaagaggatttacagctgctcttagaattgcagcatccacttgttctctgccttcaggaaacaaaatgggATCCTCATGACCACTCTGAGCTCTCGCAATTCTTTCTGGTCTGTTTTGATCTTTCTCCCCTCGAGGATgccattccatctcatggggaagtcatgctgctcatatgggatgatgaTCAtaatcaacccatctccctgactatccCCCTTCAAGCTGTTaaagttcgccttttccttcctcacttgaccttttccctttctaccgcttacatccctccatcattcgatgttACCAGGGAAGACTTCCTCCAACTTATTTTGCAgctacctcacccctttctgctgctcagtgacttaaaTCTGCACCATTCCCTTTGGGTTCTCCTAGACCCTGTCCgaaggtgccctcttggctgatcttctcaatcaacttaacctcttctgtctTAACAGAGgaacacccacattcctttcagactccacaagcacctgttcccatttggaccaatccttctgcactgcccagtttgACCATTGTCTTGAGTGACCTGTTCTCTGACACATACTTGAGCGactatttcccatgtgctatccgtttgctgactcctaccccacctctgtgcacacccaaatggcagcttactaaggctgactagaCGCTTTACCCCACCCTGGCGACCTTCGACACACAACATTTCCCCAATTGTAATGACAAgacagaatatcttacaaacactATTcttatactaacaaagagataaaggggctggccagtacttacttcagctcagtacagccgatagatacacaaaacagaacagaaaatttatgttcctagctttcggaactttgttccttcatcagggaggagagaggggaaagaaagggaagaagggaaagtggattcagttactcacaacccaggttatgaagcaacaagcaaaggaaaacagggagggtagcaaggatggaggcctccatccttgctaccctccctgttttcctttgcttgttgcttcataacctgggttgtgagtaactgaatgcCCATATCCATAAATATCTTCAGGAAAATGATTGGATGGCTCATGCAAAAAGACCATGGGTTATATCTTAACCCTTCCTTTTTCAGCTGAGCTAGTGCCCCACCTCCTCAATGATCTTTACGCTGGTGAGATATTAAACTTCAACTATGTTTTGCCCTTCAAGTGTAATATAAGTGTTATTCTTTCTTACCAGCAGAGTAAATCTTACTGAACTCTTTCAGCATAGCTGTGATTGTGTTTAAAGGTGTAGTAAGGCTAGCTGAGATACATTTCAGTTAGGCCAATAGTCATTCTGCTTCTGAAGAGACAGTCATACCATTCATCAATCTTTTTGATCCCATTTTGTAAATGTTTTAAGAGTATTGCCAACATGTTTTTCTTGTAATTGTTTAGATTTGAGCTGCAGAACATGACATTGTAACCAAGCAATTGCATAACTCAGTTTTATTCTAGTTTGTGTTCATCGGAGCAGTGTGaaataaatttttagaaaataGCTTATGCTTTGATGCATTTCCAGTATAATGTGTGTTCACTTTTGTGCTATCTTTTGATAAAACTAATTAACTCATAATTAGTGGAGTTGTCTCTGTTTTCCATTTTGCATAACATGTATTGTTTTTGTTTAACACATTCTGAGAACTCTTTTATCATTGACTATAGATGGCTGCTCGCATGATTAAGGAGGCAATGGATAAAAAGTTTGGACCATCCTGGCATGCTGTTGTTGGTGAAGGCTATGGCTTTGAAATATCTTATGAGTGCAAGAATCTTTTGTACATGTTTTTTGGTGGTAATGTTGGTGTCTGCGTTTGGAAATGCTCTTGAATCTCCATAATATACATGTACTTGActgactggtggtggtggtggtggtggtggtggtggtggtgtagccCTTGATTTATCAATTGTGCATGAATAAAAGTTTCCGGCTTTCAGCTTGTGGAGAGATGAAGCGC
This region includes:
- the LOC126465048 gene encoding dynein axonemal light chain 4-like, which translates into the protein MSESEGKKEEAETKKIIHTYPLVRHCDMIDEMRGEAMELCVTACEKHAANNEMAARMIKEAMDKKFGPSWHAVVGEGYGFEISYECKNLLYMFFGGNVGVCVWKCS